The following are from one region of the Planctomycetaceae bacterium genome:
- a CDS encoding ectoine synthase: MIVRTLEDVLLTEREVETENWSSCRLLLKRDGMGFSLHDTTLKAGTTTCMKYTNHLEAVYCIEGTGKLRDLDNDQEYAIKPGTMYALSEHEQHELHAVTQLRMVCVFNPPVVGTETHDENGAYPLVE, encoded by the coding sequence ATGATTGTACGTACCCTGGAAGACGTCCTGCTGACCGAGCGGGAAGTCGAAACCGAAAACTGGTCAAGCTGTCGACTGCTGCTGAAGCGCGACGGCATGGGTTTCTCGCTGCACGACACAACGCTGAAGGCCGGAACAACAACCTGCATGAAGTACACCAACCACCTGGAAGCCGTGTACTGCATTGAAGGTACCGGAAAACTGCGCGATCTCGACAACGATCAGGAATACGCGATCAAACCCGGCACCATGTACGCGCTTTCCGAACATGAACAGCACGAGTTGCACGCCGTCACACAATTGCGAATGGTGTGCGTCTTCAATCCGCCAGTGGTCGGGACCGAAACGCACGACGAAAACGGAGCCTATCCGCTCGTCGAATGA
- the ectB gene encoding diaminobutyrate--2-oxoglutarate transaminase: MTDIFERRESEVRGYCRSFPTVFQTASGSWLVDEDGQEFIDFFAGAGALNYGHNHPVLKMELLQYLKCNGVMHSLDMYTSAKRDFLSSFEKIILQPRDMDYKVMFPGPTGTNAVEAALKLARKFTGRHNVVSFTNGFHGMTLGSLALTGNGSKRAGAGVPLNNVTHFPYCGYHGTDADTISSLERFLEDSSSGLDLPAAFIVETLQAEGGVNVASRTWLRQLAEVAARFGVLLIVDDIQVGCGRTGPFFSFESFDIQPDIVCLSKSLSGFGLPLAVTLMKPELDVFDPGEHNGTFRGHNAAFVTARAALETFWVGDSMTQAVLSNAAIIRDCLLNLADEHDADARGRGMIQGVEFPDSDLASLISREAFRRGLIVETSGPADEVLKLLPPLNISEDDLNAGLDIIRESVAAVSSRDLVASGK, encoded by the coding sequence ATGACGGACATCTTCGAACGACGCGAATCGGAAGTCAGAGGCTACTGCCGCAGTTTTCCGACAGTCTTCCAGACGGCATCGGGTTCCTGGCTGGTGGACGAAGACGGGCAGGAATTCATCGACTTCTTCGCCGGAGCCGGCGCGCTGAACTACGGGCACAACCATCCTGTCCTGAAGATGGAATTGCTGCAATACCTGAAATGCAACGGCGTGATGCATTCGCTGGACATGTACACGTCGGCCAAACGCGACTTTCTGAGTTCGTTTGAAAAGATCATCCTGCAGCCTCGCGACATGGACTACAAGGTGATGTTTCCGGGGCCGACCGGAACCAATGCGGTCGAAGCGGCTTTGAAGCTGGCTCGCAAATTCACCGGTCGGCACAACGTGGTTTCATTCACCAACGGATTCCACGGGATGACTCTGGGGTCACTGGCGCTGACGGGCAATGGCAGCAAACGAGCCGGAGCGGGAGTACCGCTGAATAACGTGACTCACTTTCCCTACTGCGGATACCACGGCACTGACGCTGATACGATCAGCTCGCTGGAACGCTTTCTGGAAGATTCCAGCAGCGGTCTGGATCTGCCGGCGGCTTTCATCGTGGAAACACTTCAGGCGGAAGGCGGCGTCAATGTCGCATCACGCACCTGGCTGCGGCAACTCGCTGAAGTGGCAGCGAGGTTTGGTGTGCTGCTGATCGTCGACGATATTCAGGTTGGCTGCGGCCGCACCGGTCCGTTCTTCAGCTTCGAAAGTTTCGACATCCAGCCGGATATCGTGTGCCTGTCGAAGTCACTCTCCGGTTTCGGACTGCCGCTGGCCGTGACGCTGATGAAACCCGAACTGGATGTCTTTGACCCCGGAGAACACAACGGCACGTTCCGCGGACACAACGCGGCCTTCGTCACTGCCCGCGCGGCGCTGGAGACCTTCTGGGTCGGCGATTCCATGACGCAGGCGGTTCTGAGCAACGCAGCGATCATTCGCGACTGTCTGCTGAATCTGGCGGATGAACACGATGCTGACGCTCGCGGTCGCGGCATGATCCAGGGGGTTGAGTTTCCGGATTCCGATCTGGCCTCGCTGATTTCCCGTGAAGCATTTCGTCGCGGCCTGATCGTCGAAACATCCGGACCCGCGGATGAAGTGCTGAAACTGCTGCCCCCGCTGAACATTTCCGAGGACGACCTGAACGCCGGATTGGACATCATCCGTGAATCCGTCGCCGCCGTTTCGTCTCGCGATCTGGTTGCATCCGGGAAATAG
- the ectA gene encoding diaminobutyrate acetyltransferase, with product MSSAATSEPATVQFRQPCVTDASAILRLVRESGILDCNSLYLYLLLCRNFAATCAVAERSSQIVGFVTAFRLPDRSDTLFVWQLGVARSAQRQGIAGGLLDFLLPPLIRSGIRYVEATISESNIASRRTFDALANRFGTVLKPTDGFPAECFPSAEGAHEAEPGIRIGPFTLTQPDAARASAMRSARPRQTNKPSEVREGDTFACEEQAQSCAGGVPD from the coding sequence GTGAGTTCCGCGGCTACGAGTGAGCCAGCAACAGTCCAGTTCCGGCAGCCATGCGTTACTGACGCGAGCGCCATTCTTCGGCTGGTGCGCGAATCCGGAATCCTGGACTGCAACTCCCTCTATCTGTATCTGCTGCTGTGCAGAAACTTCGCTGCCACGTGCGCGGTGGCCGAACGCAGCAGTCAGATTGTCGGCTTCGTGACGGCCTTTCGATTGCCGGATCGCAGCGATACTTTGTTCGTCTGGCAACTTGGAGTCGCCCGCAGTGCTCAGCGACAGGGAATCGCCGGCGGACTTCTGGACTTCCTGCTGCCCCCTCTCATTCGCAGCGGAATTCGCTACGTCGAAGCAACCATCAGCGAATCCAATATCGCCTCTCGCCGGACGTTTGACGCTTTGGCAAATCGGTTTGGCACGGTGTTGAAGCCAACTGATGGATTCCCGGCCGAATGTTTTCCATCGGCGGAAGGTGCTCACGAAGCAGAACCCGGAATTCGAATCGGGCCCTTTACGCTGACTCAGCCGGATGCCGCTCGCGCGTCGGCCATGCGGTCGGCACGTCCACGGCAAACCAATAAACCGTCCGAAGTCAGGGAAGGCGACACCTTCGCGTGCGAAGAGCAGGCTCAGTCCTGTGCGGGCGGCGTTCCGGATTGA
- a CDS encoding TRAP transporter small permease, translating into MREYFETEQDTAMQRCFQIVRRTEEILLAWSVLLIAGLTIANVATRAVSGDSLAFTGELSQFLIIVVTFVGLSYAAGRGRHIRMTAICDQLSPRYRKLLIVISSLMTAALLSVLAWCSLEYIATVRFLESVSPVLRVPLHLVYLVVPLGLILSAVQYALAVVRNVTSPGVYLSYEVADEYEEPVVGEV; encoded by the coding sequence ATGAGGGAGTACTTCGAGACAGAACAGGATACGGCGATGCAGCGTTGTTTTCAGATCGTCCGTCGAACCGAAGAAATCCTGCTGGCGTGGTCAGTGCTGCTGATCGCCGGACTGACGATCGCCAACGTCGCGACTCGAGCCGTGTCGGGTGACAGCCTGGCGTTCACCGGCGAGCTCTCGCAGTTTCTGATCATCGTGGTTACGTTTGTCGGACTCAGTTACGCGGCGGGTCGAGGCCGGCATATCCGCATGACGGCGATCTGCGATCAACTTTCGCCGCGGTATCGCAAACTTCTGATCGTCATCAGCTCGCTGATGACGGCGGCGTTGTTGTCAGTCCTTGCGTGGTGTTCGCTGGAATACATCGCCACGGTGCGGTTTCTGGAATCCGTTTCGCCGGTGCTGCGAGTGCCGCTGCATCTGGTCTATCTGGTGGTCCCGCTGGGGCTGATTCTGTCCGCGGTTCAGTACGCGCTGGCCGTGGTTCGCAATGTGACTTCGCCGGGCGTGTACCTGTCGTATGAAGTCGCTGACGAGTACGAAGAACCGGTTGTCGGCGAAGTCTGA